The following are from one region of the Chromobacterium phragmitis genome:
- a CDS encoding response regulator gives MDQGIPGGRSVIRVGVVDDQALVRSGVRGLLELTSDIQVMLEAADGAEALERLTVARPDVLLLDVRMPGMSGIDVLRALNGRECLPPTILLTTFDDDEALLAGMRAGARGFLLKDISLERLAEAIRRVAAGETLFRPALTERVLEGVRGGAADFPALDLPERLTGRELEVLALMAGGFNNREIADALGPSEGTIKNHVSSILSKLGVRDRVRAVLRGLELGCI, from the coding sequence ATGGACCAAGGTATTCCGGGAGGCCGGAGCGTGATCCGCGTCGGCGTGGTGGACGATCAGGCTCTGGTTCGCAGCGGCGTTCGCGGTCTGCTGGAATTGACCAGCGACATCCAGGTGATGCTGGAAGCCGCCGACGGCGCCGAGGCGCTGGAGCGGCTGACGGTGGCTCGGCCCGATGTGCTGTTGCTGGATGTGAGGATGCCCGGCATGTCGGGCATAGATGTGCTGCGCGCGTTGAACGGCAGGGAATGCCTGCCGCCCACCATCCTGTTGACCACCTTCGACGACGACGAGGCGCTGCTGGCCGGCATGCGCGCCGGCGCGCGTGGCTTTCTGTTGAAGGATATCTCGCTGGAGCGGCTGGCGGAGGCGATACGCCGGGTGGCGGCGGGGGAGACGCTGTTTCGTCCGGCGCTGACCGAGCGGGTGCTGGAGGGCGTGCGCGGCGGCGCGGCCGATTTCCCGGCGCTGGACTTGCCGGAGCGGCTGACCGGCAGAGAGCTCGAAGTGCTGGCGCTGATGGCCGGCGGCTTCAACAACCGCGAGATCGCCGACGCGCTGGGGCCGAGCGAGGGCACGATCAAAAATCACGTCTCCAGCATCCTGTCCAAGCTCGGCGTGCGCGACCGGGTGCGCGCGGTGCTGCGCGGGCTGGAGCTCGGTTGCATCTGA
- a CDS encoding methyl-accepting chemotaxis protein → MSIQAITEWFIPDGVRQIPEQTIRARTVVGVGLLAGLMAPLFAAEYLMLGHYPMAEGIALGGLGLLFGPFLLKLSGAVRFTAEFITSCMYAMVCWMVCVNGGILSTSLMWFAAIPFTAVFIATRRSGMFWLAMSLAAVGVVMWLSGIDALPKSPLPREELPKLQAKSLAGLSLVVLVLALAFDKAKSKSFEKLEGARREAEQAGEALARMMEQISHSIRDASGASRQIASSTGSMAKTMADQRGRADDMVVIAQQMAVVTSQNAEQSTSATQLAQDSGEAAREGGKAMDQAVSQLGRAGEVIGHAAGKLEALGQRSAEVSGIVQMIRDIADQTNLLALNAAIEAARAGETGRGFAVVADEVRKLAERTQNATQDIEGKIRVIVDGTNEALVAMRDGNQQMRAGREHAREAQRQLSGIIDGAGELAGLLQQVSQAEASQNQGFAQFAGDIVAVGEATRSLSGETGNIAEAIRRLDAQMDKLHQAVSQPQHSSRLTDAADRREPHWA, encoded by the coding sequence ATGTCGATACAGGCCATCACCGAATGGTTCATCCCGGACGGCGTCCGGCAAATCCCGGAACAAACGATACGGGCGCGCACTGTGGTAGGGGTCGGCCTGCTGGCCGGCCTGATGGCGCCCTTGTTCGCCGCCGAATACCTGATGCTGGGCCACTACCCTATGGCCGAGGGCATCGCGCTGGGCGGACTGGGCCTGCTGTTCGGCCCCTTTCTGCTGAAGCTGAGCGGCGCGGTGCGCTTCACCGCCGAATTCATCACCAGCTGCATGTACGCGATGGTGTGCTGGATGGTGTGCGTCAACGGCGGCATCCTTTCCACCAGCCTGATGTGGTTCGCCGCCATCCCGTTCACCGCCGTATTCATCGCCACCCGCCGCTCCGGCATGTTCTGGCTGGCGATGTCGCTGGCCGCCGTCGGCGTCGTGATGTGGCTGTCCGGCATCGATGCCCTGCCCAAGAGCCCGCTGCCCCGCGAAGAGCTGCCCAAGCTGCAGGCCAAGTCGCTGGCCGGCCTGTCGCTGGTGGTGCTGGTCTTGGCGCTGGCCTTCGACAAGGCCAAGAGCAAGAGCTTCGAGAAGCTGGAAGGCGCGCGCCGGGAAGCCGAGCAAGCCGGCGAGGCGCTGGCGCGGATGATGGAGCAAATCAGCCATTCGATCCGCGACGCCTCCGGCGCCAGCCGCCAGATCGCCTCCAGCACCGGCAGCATGGCCAAAACCATGGCCGACCAGCGCGGCCGAGCAGACGACATGGTGGTGATCGCCCAACAGATGGCGGTGGTCACCAGCCAAAACGCCGAGCAATCCACCTCCGCCACCCAGCTGGCGCAGGACTCGGGCGAGGCCGCGCGCGAAGGCGGCAAGGCGATGGACCAGGCGGTGTCGCAGCTGGGCCGCGCCGGCGAAGTGATAGGCCACGCCGCCGGCAAGCTGGAAGCGCTGGGCCAGCGCAGCGCCGAGGTCAGCGGCATCGTGCAGATGATCCGCGACATCGCCGACCAGACCAACCTGCTGGCGCTGAACGCCGCCATCGAAGCGGCCCGCGCCGGCGAAACCGGCCGCGGCTTCGCGGTGGTGGCCGATGAGGTGAGAAAACTGGCCGAACGCACCCAGAACGCCACCCAGGACATCGAAGGCAAGATCCGGGTAATTGTCGACGGCACCAACGAGGCGCTGGTGGCGATGCGCGACGGCAACCAGCAGATGCGCGCCGGCCGCGAGCATGCCCGGGAAGCTCAGCGCCAGCTGTCCGGCATCATAGACGGCGCCGGCGAACTGGCCGGCCTGCTGCAGCAAGTGTCGCAAGCCGAGGCCAGCCAGAATCAGGGCTTCGCCCAGTTCGCCGGCGACATCGTCGCCGTCGGCGAGGCGACGCGCAGCCTGTCAGGCGAAACCGGCAACATCGCCGAAGCCATCCGCCGGCTGGACGCGCAAATGGACAAGCTGCACCAGGCTGTCAGCCAGCCGCAGCATTCCAGCCGGCTCACAGATGCTGCGGACAGGCGCGAGCCTCACTGGGCCTGA
- the pdxR gene encoding MocR-like pyridoxine biosynthesis transcription factor PdxR — MIPATFQFELLRGHASPLHRQLYLRIREAILAGQLPPGARLPATRVLAAALGISRGTVDQAYGQLLAEGFLLSRAAAGTVVHPLLEMRRPAPPPPAATAPKPNPTDSSEPAPPRPFQLGLPALDAFPRKLWARLAGRRARALSLAGLNYPDPAGYPPLREAIVRHLALFRGIHCTASQVFITSGFQSALGLAARVLLRPGDPVWMEDPGYFRASGALRLAGARLAPAPVDQDGLRVDEAIRREPDARMAYCTPSHHSPLGVTLSLPRRLELLDWAARRQAWIVEDDYDGEFRYDGPPLPALSSLDRSGRALYIGSFSKTLFPGLRLGYLVAPPDVAARFAEACNLLSPAPSILDQATTADFLDQGHFARHIKRMRALYAQRRAALAAALQAECGARLRLDGQAVGLQLTAWLPDGEDDRAAAARLSACGLAGQPLSAFSLECGHPPALLLGFANVPAEQAPALARRLREALDAPLPK; from the coding sequence ATGATTCCTGCCACCTTCCAGTTCGAATTGCTGCGCGGCCACGCGTCGCCGCTGCATCGCCAGCTCTATCTGCGCATCCGCGAGGCCATCCTGGCCGGCCAACTGCCGCCGGGTGCCCGCCTGCCGGCCACGCGGGTGCTGGCCGCCGCCCTAGGCATCTCGCGCGGCACCGTCGACCAGGCCTACGGCCAATTGCTGGCGGAAGGTTTTCTGCTCAGCCGCGCCGCCGCCGGCACCGTGGTCCATCCCTTGCTGGAGATGCGCCGCCCCGCCCCGCCGCCGCCCGCGGCAACGGCTCCGAAGCCAAACCCGACGGATTCGAGCGAGCCCGCGCCGCCGAGGCCCTTCCAGCTTGGCCTGCCCGCGCTGGACGCCTTCCCCCGCAAGCTGTGGGCGCGGCTGGCCGGCCGCCGCGCCCGGGCCTTGTCTCTGGCGGGGCTGAACTACCCGGACCCGGCCGGCTATCCGCCGCTGCGCGAGGCCATCGTCCGCCATCTGGCCTTGTTCCGCGGCATCCATTGCACCGCCAGCCAGGTGTTCATCACCAGCGGCTTCCAGAGCGCGCTGGGCCTTGCAGCCCGCGTGCTGCTGCGGCCCGGCGACCCGGTCTGGATGGAAGACCCCGGCTACTTCCGCGCCAGCGGCGCGCTGCGGCTGGCCGGCGCCAGGCTTGCGCCTGCGCCTGTGGATCAGGATGGATTGCGCGTGGATGAGGCCATCCGACGCGAACCCGACGCGCGAATGGCCTACTGCACGCCCTCCCACCATTCGCCGCTGGGGGTCACGCTATCGCTGCCGCGCCGGCTGGAACTGCTGGACTGGGCCGCGCGGCGGCAGGCCTGGATCGTCGAAGACGACTACGACGGCGAATTCCGCTACGACGGCCCGCCGCTTCCCGCGCTCAGCAGCCTGGACCGCTCCGGCCGGGCGCTCTACATCGGCAGCTTCAGCAAAACCCTGTTTCCCGGGCTGCGCCTGGGCTATCTGGTGGCGCCGCCCGACGTGGCGGCGCGTTTCGCCGAAGCCTGCAATTTGCTCTCCCCCGCGCCGTCCATCCTGGATCAGGCGACAACCGCCGACTTCCTGGATCAGGGCCACTTCGCTCGCCACATCAAGCGGATGCGCGCGCTCTACGCCCAGCGCCGCGCCGCGCTGGCCGCCGCCTTGCAAGCCGAATGCGGCGCGCGGCTGCGGCTGGACGGCCAGGCGGTCGGCCTGCAACTGACCGCCTGGCTGCCCGACGGCGAAGACGACCGCGCGGCGGCGGCGCGCCTGAGCGCCTGCGGATTGGCGGGCCAGCCGCTGTCCGCCTTCAGCCTGGAGTGCGGCCATCCTCCGGCGCTGCTGCTGGGCTTCGCCAATGTGCCGGCCGAGCAGGCGCCCGCGCTGGCGCGGCGGCTGCGGGAGGCGCTGGACGCCCCGCTGCCGAAATAA
- a CDS encoding carboxymuconolactone decarboxylase family protein: protein MSRFIDYPTLAPQGYQAQMALERYIRGSGLDHALLELVKTRVSQLNGCAFCIDMHTKDARAAGETEQRLYLLSAWREASCYTERERAALAWAEALTRVASGHPEEALRTELARHFDDKEAVDLTWAIVAINGWNRVSIGCNTPAGGYQPGQYAL from the coding sequence ATGTCCCGTTTCATCGACTACCCGACGCTCGCGCCGCAAGGCTACCAGGCGCAAATGGCGCTGGAGCGCTACATCCGCGGCAGCGGCCTCGATCACGCGCTGCTGGAACTGGTGAAGACCCGCGTGTCGCAGCTGAACGGCTGCGCCTTCTGCATCGACATGCACACCAAGGACGCGCGCGCCGCCGGCGAAACCGAGCAGCGCTTGTACCTGCTTTCGGCCTGGCGCGAGGCGTCGTGCTACACCGAGCGCGAGCGCGCCGCGCTGGCCTGGGCCGAAGCGCTGACGCGGGTGGCATCGGGTCATCCGGAAGAGGCGCTGCGGACTGAGCTGGCGCGGCATTTCGACGACAAGGAAGCCGTCGATCTGACCTGGGCCATCGTCGCGATCAACGGCTGGAACCGCGTGTCCATCGGCTGCAACACGCCAGCGGGAGGGTATCAGCCGGGCCAATACGCGCTCTGA
- a CDS encoding DeoR/GlpR family DNA-binding transcription regulator — MSKERSGASQPSDRHQYIRQQLRLHGRVYAGELAATLGVSEDSIRRDLRELAADGACQRVYGGAIALTPNRHGFQQRRHENTERKARLAAAAVRLLRPGQFVFLDGGTTNLEIARALPEQLALTVATNSIPIAAALFGQKQLSVLVLGGSLNHQSGDALGTVATRMLDTMRPDICFLGTCSVDCELGVGTVLADEASFKRQLVEQCGHTVLAVTNEKLETASPFIVAPLSDIGTLIVEPDADPARRAHLAASGVPLLVAG; from the coding sequence ATGAGCAAAGAACGCAGCGGCGCCAGCCAGCCCTCCGACCGGCATCAATACATACGCCAGCAACTGCGGCTGCACGGCCGGGTCTATGCCGGCGAGCTGGCCGCCACCCTGGGCGTATCCGAGGACTCGATACGCCGCGACCTGCGCGAGCTGGCCGCGGACGGCGCCTGCCAGCGCGTCTACGGCGGCGCCATCGCGCTGACGCCCAACCGCCACGGCTTTCAGCAGCGCCGCCACGAAAACACCGAGCGCAAGGCCAGGCTGGCCGCCGCCGCGGTGCGCTTGCTCAGGCCCGGCCAATTCGTGTTCCTGGACGGCGGCACCACCAATCTGGAAATCGCGCGCGCCTTGCCGGAACAACTGGCGCTGACGGTGGCCACCAATTCCATCCCCATCGCCGCCGCGCTGTTCGGCCAGAAGCAGCTGTCAGTGCTGGTGCTGGGCGGCAGCCTCAACCACCAGAGCGGCGACGCGCTGGGCACCGTCGCCACCCGGATGCTGGACACCATGCGGCCGGACATCTGTTTTCTCGGCACCTGCTCGGTGGACTGTGAACTGGGCGTGGGCACGGTGCTGGCCGATGAAGCCTCGTTCAAGCGCCAGCTGGTGGAGCAATGCGGCCATACCGTGCTGGCGGTCACCAATGAAAAGCTGGAAACCGCGTCTCCCTTCATCGTCGCGCCGCTGTCCGACATCGGCACCCTGATCGTGGAGCCGGACGCTGATCCCGCCAGGCGCGCCCATTTGGCAGCCAGCGGCGTGCCGCTGCTGGTTGCCGGCTAG
- a CDS encoding isocitrate lyase/PEP mutase family protein — MNHQDAASRARAFRRLHQGQRPLLLPNVWDALSARVFEQAGFSALATSSAAVAWSLGYRDGGELPREELLAAVARIARVLKAPLSVDLEDGFGDTPDKVAETVTAVIRAGAAGINLEDGRCDAAGRFSLRGADEMRERLQAARAAADALDVPIFINARSDLFLHGEGPADARFDETLARARLYLDSGADGVFPIGLSDPALLAKLCAAVPAPVNAAAMPGLPGLAELSALGVARVSTAIGPALAAMQTLQQVAQALRDAGDLSVLSAPLSYADAQALFAPRG, encoded by the coding sequence ATGAATCATCAAGACGCCGCATCCCGCGCCCGGGCGTTCCGCCGCCTGCATCAAGGCCAGCGGCCGCTGCTGCTGCCCAATGTCTGGGACGCCTTGAGCGCCCGCGTGTTCGAACAGGCCGGCTTTTCCGCCTTGGCCACCAGCAGCGCGGCGGTGGCGTGGTCGCTAGGCTATCGAGACGGCGGCGAACTGCCGCGCGAGGAGTTGCTGGCCGCCGTCGCCCGCATCGCCAGGGTGCTGAAGGCGCCGCTGAGCGTGGACCTCGAAGACGGTTTCGGCGATACGCCGGACAAGGTGGCGGAGACTGTCACGGCAGTGATCCGCGCCGGCGCGGCCGGCATTAATTTGGAGGATGGCCGCTGCGACGCCGCAGGCCGCTTCTCCCTGCGCGGCGCGGACGAGATGCGCGAACGCCTGCAGGCCGCCCGCGCCGCGGCGGACGCGCTGGACGTCCCCATCTTCATCAATGCCCGCAGCGATCTGTTCCTGCATGGCGAAGGCCCGGCTGACGCCCGTTTCGACGAGACGCTGGCGCGGGCGCGGCTGTATCTGGACAGCGGGGCCGACGGCGTCTTCCCCATCGGGCTGTCCGATCCCGCACTGCTGGCGAAGCTGTGCGCGGCGGTGCCGGCGCCGGTGAACGCTGCCGCGATGCCGGGCCTGCCCGGTCTGGCCGAGCTGTCGGCGTTGGGCGTGGCGCGGGTCAGCACCGCCATCGGCCCGGCGCTGGCAGCGATGCAGACGTTGCAGCAAGTCGCGCAAGCGCTGCGCGACGCGGGCGACCTGTCGGTCTTGAGCGCTCCGCTTTCCTATGCCGACGCCCAGGCGCTGTTCGCGCCGCGCGGCTGA
- a CDS encoding sensor histidine kinase yields MQDGLRWAARPLARAGWEIGRNAGGIEPALCYAVGCCAVLAALVPFMRRNADSMSVLLNAAALRPGLFRRALLLACLLMLAAGAIDLAQAPAPLLNAQADSWLWPARLARAFSGSLTLPDAAALVLAGLIALFMLALWRCLRDGGPPARLWPWLAAQMLIAAALETWTEPGLGYLVAAELAFLLPWRAAAAGALLQAALIDAALLPYLARVGDGHPACNLPGALPPPFWSMAALDWLQGLVFQAFAFCVGYGWAEARRGSRRQEAANAELQATQLLLTEAVRGAERARIADGLRLLAADQLAGLQLQLRLVRAKPGDAADGDIEAASEAARLLDEELRAAGRPEAAGPFDLPGALATLCRGIPSPAVRLDIADGLLLDEPALAHAVFRCVQEALSNALRHSGAARAAVRLEPARGGVAVTVSDNGRGLDAAAAERSGHGLAGMRERVEARGGTLDILSPQAGGCCLRVWLPLAGGER; encoded by the coding sequence ATGCAGGATGGCTTGAGATGGGCGGCGCGCCCGCTGGCGCGCGCCGGCTGGGAAATAGGGAGGAATGCCGGCGGCATCGAGCCGGCCTTGTGCTACGCTGTCGGCTGCTGCGCGGTTCTGGCCGCGCTGGTTCCTTTCATGCGCCGGAATGCCGATTCGATGTCCGTCTTGCTCAATGCCGCCGCGCTCCGTCCCGGCCTGTTTCGCCGCGCCCTGCTGCTGGCTTGCTTGTTGATGTTGGCGGCCGGCGCGATCGACCTCGCGCAAGCGCCCGCGCCGCTGTTGAACGCCCAGGCCGATTCCTGGCTATGGCCGGCGCGGCTGGCGCGCGCCTTCTCAGGCAGTCTGACCTTGCCGGACGCGGCGGCGCTGGTGCTCGCGGGGTTGATCGCGCTGTTCATGCTGGCGCTTTGGCGCTGCCTGCGCGACGGGGGGCCGCCGGCGCGCTTGTGGCCGTGGCTGGCGGCGCAGATGCTGATCGCCGCGGCGCTGGAAACGTGGACCGAGCCCGGCCTCGGCTACCTGGTGGCGGCGGAGCTGGCTTTTCTGCTGCCGTGGCGCGCGGCGGCGGCGGGGGCCTTGCTGCAGGCCGCGCTGATCGATGCGGCGCTGCTGCCTTATCTGGCGCGGGTGGGAGACGGCCATCCGGCCTGCAATCTGCCCGGGGCCTTGCCGCCGCCGTTCTGGTCCATGGCGGCGCTGGATTGGCTGCAAGGGCTGGTGTTCCAGGCCTTCGCCTTTTGCGTCGGCTACGGCTGGGCCGAGGCGAGGCGCGGCAGTCGGCGGCAGGAAGCCGCCAACGCCGAGCTGCAGGCCACCCAGCTGTTGCTGACCGAGGCGGTGCGCGGCGCCGAGCGCGCCCGGATCGCCGATGGCCTGAGGCTGCTGGCGGCGGATCAGCTGGCGGGCTTGCAGCTGCAATTGCGCCTGGTCCGGGCGAAGCCGGGAGACGCGGCGGACGGCGACATCGAGGCCGCCAGCGAAGCGGCGCGGCTGCTGGACGAGGAGTTGCGCGCCGCCGGCCGGCCGGAAGCGGCCGGCCCGTTCGACTTGCCCGGCGCGCTGGCCACGCTGTGCCGCGGCATTCCGTCGCCGGCGGTCAGGCTGGACATCGCCGACGGGCTGCTCCTGGACGAGCCGGCGCTGGCCCATGCGGTTTTCCGTTGCGTGCAGGAGGCCTTGAGCAATGCCTTGCGCCATTCCGGCGCGGCGCGCGCCGCAGTGAGGCTGGAGCCGGCGCGCGGCGGCGTAGCGGTCACGGTCAGCGACAACGGCCGCGGGCTGGACGCCGCTGCGGCGGAACGGAGCGGCCATGGCCTGGCCGGCATGCGCGAGCGGGTGGAGGCAAGGGGCGGCACGCTGGACATCCTGTCGCCGCAGGCGGGCGGCTGCTGCCTGCGCGTCTGGCTGCCGCTGGCGGGAGGCGAGCGATGA
- a CDS encoding histidine kinase dimerization/phosphoacceptor domain-containing protein has protein sequence MRGDAPPSPLAWFRAVALLSCLALWLRQALPLAWLGQGGLSHLRQRLLLLLGPTAELWLAQAAYGLGFAGFGWMLWRCAAAGGKAPLPAARAALLAGQVALALLIDDKLLYLTAAELALLLPWRAAWTALGAQLALMALACAWQAQRLDGRELTCNVSGSEVQAPTLQRQRGQLWLDAALGGGFQLLTFGVGCLGAAERRRRERLEATHASLLAARQLLAGAAGNGERLRVARELHDGMGHHLSALNLQLELMLRRGAGEAAPPLREARQAARQLLAEVRSMVGAERSGRAAPLQAALRRLCEGRRIAADIAPLAASDELAWRVFAAARDGLDALGDRPGRLSLFVTEDGGAALSLGRLDGKDEGWTKVFREAGA, from the coding sequence ATGAGAGGGGACGCGCCGCCATCGCCGCTGGCATGGTTTCGAGCGGTCGCGCTGCTGTCCTGCCTGGCGCTGTGGCTGCGGCAAGCGCTGCCGCTGGCATGGCTGGGCCAGGGGGGCCTGTCCCATCTGCGCCAGCGCTTGCTGTTGCTGCTGGGGCCGACGGCGGAGCTGTGGCTGGCGCAGGCGGCCTACGGGCTGGGCTTCGCCGGGTTCGGCTGGATGTTGTGGCGCTGCGCCGCCGCGGGCGGGAAAGCGCCGCTGCCGGCGGCGAGGGCCGCCTTGCTGGCGGGCCAGGTCGCGCTGGCGCTGCTGATCGACGACAAGCTGTTGTACTTGACGGCGGCGGAGCTGGCGCTGCTGCTGCCCTGGCGGGCAGCCTGGACGGCGCTGGGCGCGCAACTGGCCTTGATGGCGCTGGCTTGCGCGTGGCAGGCGCAGCGCCTGGACGGGCGCGAGTTGACCTGCAATGTCAGCGGCTCCGAGGTTCAGGCGCCGACGCTGCAGCGGCAGCGGGGGCAGTTGTGGCTGGACGCGGCGCTGGGGGGCGGCTTTCAGTTGCTGACGTTCGGCGTGGGCTGCCTGGGCGCGGCCGAGCGGCGGCGGCGTGAGCGGCTGGAGGCCACCCACGCCAGCCTGCTGGCCGCGCGGCAATTGCTGGCCGGCGCCGCGGGCAATGGCGAACGCTTGCGCGTGGCGCGCGAGCTGCACGACGGCATGGGGCATCACCTTTCCGCTCTGAATCTGCAACTGGAGCTGATGCTGAGGCGCGGCGCGGGCGAGGCGGCGCCTCCGCTGCGGGAAGCGCGGCAGGCGGCGCGGCAACTGCTGGCCGAGGTGAGGTCCATGGTCGGCGCGGAGCGCAGCGGCCGGGCCGCGCCCTTGCAGGCCGCGCTGCGCCGCCTGTGCGAGGGGAGGCGGATAGCGGCCGACATCGCGCCGCTGGCGGCGTCGGACGAGCTGGCCTGGCGGGTGTTCGCGGCGGCGAGGGACGGATTGGACGCGCTGGGCGATCGCCCGGGCAGGCTGAGCCTGTTCGTCACGGAAGACGGCGGCGCGGCGCTGAGCCTGGGCCGTCTGGATGGAAAGGACGAGGGATGGACCAAGGTATTCCGGGAGGCCGGAGCGTGA
- a CDS encoding Cof-type HAD-IIB family hydrolase has protein sequence MRFIVSDLDGTLLDKNAQLAGETREALREALRRGMGIAIATGRHERQVRKLWPEDLPPVPVISANGARIHLADGSLLHQSRLAQPLLARLLRPELIRETELGVYRDDCIMAYHSKREFSHYTGEVTEIEDLAGFQADDVSKVIFCGTPEQLKEVEADIARELGDEVSMTYSHICYLEVMAPGVHKGSALALLLAHLGVEARECAAFGDNLNDAEMLALAGLPHVMANAHPELKRRLPDAPVIGDHDQAGVARQLARLLQRENSLA, from the coding sequence ATGCGATTCATCGTTTCCGATCTGGACGGCACCTTGCTGGACAAGAACGCGCAATTGGCCGGCGAGACGCGCGAGGCGTTGCGGGAAGCGCTGCGCCGCGGCATGGGCATCGCCATCGCCACCGGTCGGCATGAGCGCCAGGTGCGGAAACTATGGCCGGAAGACCTGCCGCCGGTGCCGGTGATCAGCGCCAACGGGGCTCGCATCCACCTGGCGGATGGTTCGCTGCTGCATCAAAGCCGGCTGGCGCAGCCGCTGCTGGCCAGGCTGCTGCGGCCGGAACTGATCCGGGAAACCGAGCTGGGCGTCTACCGCGACGACTGCATCATGGCCTACCACAGCAAGCGCGAGTTCAGCCATTACACCGGCGAGGTCACGGAAATCGAGGATCTGGCGGGTTTTCAGGCCGACGACGTGTCCAAGGTGATCTTCTGCGGCACGCCGGAGCAACTGAAGGAAGTGGAGGCGGACATCGCGCGCGAGCTGGGCGACGAGGTGTCCATGACCTATTCCCACATCTGCTATCTGGAAGTGATGGCGCCGGGCGTGCACAAGGGCAGCGCGCTAGCCTTGCTGCTGGCGCATCTGGGCGTCGAGGCGCGGGAGTGCGCGGCCTTCGGCGACAATCTGAACGATGCCGAGATGCTGGCCTTGGCCGGCCTGCCGCACGTGATGGCCAACGCGCATCCGGAATTGAAGCGCCGCCTGCCGGACGCGCCGGTGATAGGTGATCATGACCAGGCAGGGGTGGCGAGGCAGCTGGCGCGGCTGCTGCAACGGGAAAACAGTTTGGCTTGA